One segment of Brassica napus cultivar Da-Ae chromosome C3, Da-Ae, whole genome shotgun sequence DNA contains the following:
- the LOC106375003 gene encoding E3 ubiquitin-protein ligase CCNB1IP1 homolog isoform X4 encodes MRCNACWRELEGRAISTTCGHLLCTEDANKILSNDGACPICEQVLSKSLMKPVDINPNEEWINMAMAGISPQILMKSAYRSVMFYISQRDLEMQCKMNRVVAQCRQKWEGMQAKFSEKMEQVHTAYQKMGKRCQMMEQEVANLTKDKQELQEKFSEKSRQKRKLDEMYDQLRSEYESVKRTAIQPANNFYPRHQEPDFFSNPRLNMMENREATRKGPRDEIWPARPNSSNSGPFDITNDSPAVPADLGNRRAGGGNPVFGGVGGSSNPQSTLRNLILSPIKRSQLSRSRPQLFT; translated from the exons ATGAGGTGCAACGCCTGCTGGAGGGAATTGGAAGGCCGTGCCATTTCCACCACTTGTGGTCACTTATTAT GTACTGAAGATGCCAACAAGATTCTCAGTAATGATGGTGCATGCCCCATTTGTGAACAAGTTCTCTCCAAGAG TCTAATGAAACCTGTGGATATCAATCCAAATGAAGAATGGATAAAT ATGGCGATGGCTGGAATTTCTCCACAAATAC TGATGAAGAGTGCATACCGAAGTGTAATGTTTTACATTTCGCAAAGGGACTTAGAGATGCAGTGCAAAATGAATAGAGTTGTTGCGCAGTGCCGTCAGAAATGGGAGGGTATGCAAGCAAAGTTCAGCGAGAAAATGGAGCAGGTGCATACAGCGTACCAGAAGATGGGCAAGAGGTGTCAGATGATGGAGCAAGAGGTAGCAAACTTGACCAAGGATAAACAAGAGCTCCAAGAGAAGTTCTCAGAGAAATCAAG ACAGAAGAGGAAGCTTGATGAGATGTATGACCAGCTAAGAAGTGAATATGAGTCAGTCAAACGCACAGCCATACAGCCAGCAAATAACTTCTATCCACGACACCAGGAGCCTGACTTTTTCTCAAACCCACGACTTAATATGATGGAGAACAGAGAGGCCACTCGCAAAG GACCTAGAGATGAGATATGGCCAGCAAGACCGAACAGTTCAAACTCGGGTCCATTCGACATCACTAACGACTCACCCGCAGTTCCAGCTGACCTTGGAAACAGAAGAGCTGGAGGAGGTAATCCTGTATTTGGTGGTGTCGGTGGCAGTTCTAATCCCCAGTCTACTCTACGAAACCTTATTCTCTCCCCTATTAAACGCTCTCAGCTCTCTCGTTCCCGCCCTCAACTGTTCACGTAA
- the LOC125583532 gene encoding uncharacterized protein LOC125583532: MAILLKSFLQNQSFSKTLLKPSTICRNIASSSEPHKKPLSVVFEEAVGLRPKSETSETQEEGGDELKRKLWELEKKLIELKNTEPVMKKKLKKVVGTVPELQTEKSRNLYTLFKVNEEKKQEEGHDVVRVYKELPLEMVSFVKLLHKKGYLNKANFISGEKLELGSLDEEYARTFVKFAAERFGKDYQEIAKWLSGSDLKNIVLFGCPSLEKRAIFAAKTLRKFFDIHENNVCEKCVLKEKCKFPNQSVWDGKSQNLHLSVVMKVITLYPLDLTHPKLKVPQEVQDSVSRLLTEIQNLSRTICTPLS; this comes from the exons ATGGCGATCCTGCTCAAATCATTTCTCCAAAACCAGTCCTTTTCAAAGACTCTCCTCAAGCCTTCGACCATTTGCAgaaacatagcttcttcatcggAACCTCACAAGAAGCCACTCTCTGTTGTATTCGAAGAGGCCGTGGGACTGAGACCCAAATCCGAAACGAGCGAAACCCAAGAAGAAGGGGGCGACGAGTTGAAGAGAAAGCTTTGGGAGTTAGAGAAGAAACTCATAGAACTGAAGAACACAGAACcagtgatgaagaagaagctgaagaaggtTGTCGGGACAGTCCCAGAGCTGCAAACAGAGAAAAGTCGCAACCTTTACACGTTGTTTAAAGTCAACGAAGAGAAGAAGCAAGAGGAGGGACACGATGTGGTTAGAGTTTACAAGGAGCTTCCTTTGGAGATGGTTTCGTTTGTGAAGCTTCTGCATAAAAAAGGGTATTTGAACAAGGCTAATTTCATCAGTGGTGAGAAGCTGGAGCTGGGGAGTCTCGATGAAGAGTACGCTAGAACTTTTGTTAAGTTTGCTGCTGAGAGATTCGGAAAAGACTACCAGGAGATAGCAAA GTGGTTATCAGGTAGTgacctgaagaacattgtgctatTTGGCTGCCCAAGCTTGGAGAAAAGGGCGATATTCGCTGCTAAAACACTGCGCAAGTTTTTCGACATCCATGAGAACAAT GTGTGTGAGAAATGTGTTTTAAAAGAGAAGTGCAAGTTTCCAAACCAGAGTGTATGGGATGGCAAGTCACAGAACTTACATTTGTCTGTTGTGATGAAAGTCATCACACTATATCCATTGGACTTGACTCATCCAAAGCTTAAAGTTCCTCAAGAGGTCCAAGACTCAGTCTCAAGGTTGCTGACTGAGATTCAGAACCTAAGCCGAACTATCTGTACTCCTCTCTCATGA
- the LOC106375003 gene encoding E3 ubiquitin-protein ligase CCNB1IP1 homolog isoform X3 yields MRCNACWRELEGRAISTTCGHLLCTEDANKILSNDGACPICEQVLSKSLMKPVDINPNEEWINMAMAGISPQILMKSAYRSVMFYISQRDLEMQCKMNRVVAQCRQKWEGMQAKFSEKMEQVHTAYQKMGKRCQMMEQEVANLTKDKQELQEKFSEKSRQKRKLDEMYDQLRSEYESVKRTAIQPANNFYPRHQEPDFFSNPRLNMMENREATRKGPRDEIWPARPNSSNSGPFDITNDSPAVPADLGNRRAGGGNPVFGGVGGSSNPQSTLRNLILSPIKRSQLSRSRPQLFTL; encoded by the exons ATGAGGTGCAACGCCTGCTGGAGGGAATTGGAAGGCCGTGCCATTTCCACCACTTGTGGTCACTTATTAT GTACTGAAGATGCCAACAAGATTCTCAGTAATGATGGTGCATGCCCCATTTGTGAACAAGTTCTCTCCAAGAG TCTAATGAAACCTGTGGATATCAATCCAAATGAAGAATGGATAAAT ATGGCGATGGCTGGAATTTCTCCACAAATAC TGATGAAGAGTGCATACCGAAGTGTAATGTTTTACATTTCGCAAAGGGACTTAGAGATGCAGTGCAAAATGAATAGAGTTGTTGCGCAGTGCCGTCAGAAATGGGAGGGTATGCAAGCAAAGTTCAGCGAGAAAATGGAGCAGGTGCATACAGCGTACCAGAAGATGGGCAAGAGGTGTCAGATGATGGAGCAAGAGGTAGCAAACTTGACCAAGGATAAACAAGAGCTCCAAGAGAAGTTCTCAGAGAAATCAAG ACAGAAGAGGAAGCTTGATGAGATGTATGACCAGCTAAGAAGTGAATATGAGTCAGTCAAACGCACAGCCATACAGCCAGCAAATAACTTCTATCCACGACACCAGGAGCCTGACTTTTTCTCAAACCCACGACTTAATATGATGGAGAACAGAGAGGCCACTCGCAAAG GACCTAGAGATGAGATATGGCCAGCAAGACCGAACAGTTCAAACTCGGGTCCATTCGACATCACTAACGACTCACCCGCAGTTCCAGCTGACCTTGGAAACAGAAGAGCTGGAGGAGGTAATCCTGTATTTGGTGGTGTCGGTGGCAGTTCTAATCCCCAGTCTACTCTACGAAACCTTATTCTCTCCCCTATTAAACGCTCTCAGCTCTCTCGTTCCCGCCCTCAACTGTTCAC GTTATGA
- the LOC106375003 gene encoding E3 ubiquitin-protein ligase CCNB1IP1 homolog isoform X2: MRCNACWRELEGRAISTTCGHLLCTEDANKILSNDGACPICEQVLSKSLMKPVDINPNEEWINMAMAGISPQILMKSAYRSVMFYISQRDLEMQCKMNRVVAQCRQKWEGMQAKFSEKMEQVHTAYQKMGKRCQMMEQEVANLTKDKQELQEKFSEKSRQKRKLDEMYDQLRSEYESVKRTAIQPANNFYPRHQEPDFFSNPRLNMMENREATRKDRSFYSPGTPGPRDEIWPARPNSSNSGPFDITNDSPAVPADLGNRRAGGGNPVFGGVGGSSNPQSTLRNLILSPIKRSQLSRSRPQLFT, from the exons ATGAGGTGCAACGCCTGCTGGAGGGAATTGGAAGGCCGTGCCATTTCCACCACTTGTGGTCACTTATTAT GTACTGAAGATGCCAACAAGATTCTCAGTAATGATGGTGCATGCCCCATTTGTGAACAAGTTCTCTCCAAGAG TCTAATGAAACCTGTGGATATCAATCCAAATGAAGAATGGATAAAT ATGGCGATGGCTGGAATTTCTCCACAAATAC TGATGAAGAGTGCATACCGAAGTGTAATGTTTTACATTTCGCAAAGGGACTTAGAGATGCAGTGCAAAATGAATAGAGTTGTTGCGCAGTGCCGTCAGAAATGGGAGGGTATGCAAGCAAAGTTCAGCGAGAAAATGGAGCAGGTGCATACAGCGTACCAGAAGATGGGCAAGAGGTGTCAGATGATGGAGCAAGAGGTAGCAAACTTGACCAAGGATAAACAAGAGCTCCAAGAGAAGTTCTCAGAGAAATCAAG ACAGAAGAGGAAGCTTGATGAGATGTATGACCAGCTAAGAAGTGAATATGAGTCAGTCAAACGCACAGCCATACAGCCAGCAAATAACTTCTATCCACGACACCAGGAGCCTGACTTTTTCTCAAACCCACGACTTAATATGATGGAGAACAGAGAGGCCACTCGCAAAG ACCGGTCGTTTTACTCTCCTGGAACACCAGGACCTAGAGATGAGATATGGCCAGCAAGACCGAACAGTTCAAACTCGGGTCCATTCGACATCACTAACGACTCACCCGCAGTTCCAGCTGACCTTGGAAACAGAAGAGCTGGAGGAGGTAATCCTGTATTTGGTGGTGTCGGTGGCAGTTCTAATCCCCAGTCTACTCTACGAAACCTTATTCTCTCCCCTATTAAACGCTCTCAGCTCTCTCGTTCCCGCCCTCAACTGTTCACGTAA
- the LOC106375003 gene encoding E3 ubiquitin-protein ligase CCNB1IP1 homolog isoform X1: MRCNACWRELEGRAISTTCGHLLCTEDANKILSNDGACPICEQVLSKSLMKPVDINPNEEWINMAMAGISPQILMKSAYRSVMFYISQRDLEMQCKMNRVVAQCRQKWEGMQAKFSEKMEQVHTAYQKMGKRCQMMEQEVANLTKDKQELQEKFSEKSRQKRKLDEMYDQLRSEYESVKRTAIQPANNFYPRHQEPDFFSNPRLNMMENREATRKDRSFYSPGTPGPRDEIWPARPNSSNSGPFDITNDSPAVPADLGNRRAGGGNPVFGGVGGSSNPQSTLRNLILSPIKRSQLSRSRPQLFTL, from the exons ATGAGGTGCAACGCCTGCTGGAGGGAATTGGAAGGCCGTGCCATTTCCACCACTTGTGGTCACTTATTAT GTACTGAAGATGCCAACAAGATTCTCAGTAATGATGGTGCATGCCCCATTTGTGAACAAGTTCTCTCCAAGAG TCTAATGAAACCTGTGGATATCAATCCAAATGAAGAATGGATAAAT ATGGCGATGGCTGGAATTTCTCCACAAATAC TGATGAAGAGTGCATACCGAAGTGTAATGTTTTACATTTCGCAAAGGGACTTAGAGATGCAGTGCAAAATGAATAGAGTTGTTGCGCAGTGCCGTCAGAAATGGGAGGGTATGCAAGCAAAGTTCAGCGAGAAAATGGAGCAGGTGCATACAGCGTACCAGAAGATGGGCAAGAGGTGTCAGATGATGGAGCAAGAGGTAGCAAACTTGACCAAGGATAAACAAGAGCTCCAAGAGAAGTTCTCAGAGAAATCAAG ACAGAAGAGGAAGCTTGATGAGATGTATGACCAGCTAAGAAGTGAATATGAGTCAGTCAAACGCACAGCCATACAGCCAGCAAATAACTTCTATCCACGACACCAGGAGCCTGACTTTTTCTCAAACCCACGACTTAATATGATGGAGAACAGAGAGGCCACTCGCAAAG ACCGGTCGTTTTACTCTCCTGGAACACCAGGACCTAGAGATGAGATATGGCCAGCAAGACCGAACAGTTCAAACTCGGGTCCATTCGACATCACTAACGACTCACCCGCAGTTCCAGCTGACCTTGGAAACAGAAGAGCTGGAGGAGGTAATCCTGTATTTGGTGGTGTCGGTGGCAGTTCTAATCCCCAGTCTACTCTACGAAACCTTATTCTCTCCCCTATTAAACGCTCTCAGCTCTCTCGTTCCCGCCCTCAACTGTTCAC GTTATGA
- the LOC106377305 gene encoding mechanosensitive ion channel protein 4, whose protein sequence is MAADSNDTRRDVVVKIDGEDNESSNNGEGGKFWRESSYNFWHGDQKDKNGKPHGGQDDGSFDFMHRRNEKTAETDPPSKLINQFLDKQKAAGDEISLDMEPNMPELQSNTVSPSPVTGSASPGGYRNETVDAVRRRHNRVTLSPSVKESDSSEEDENRVDESEVVKCSSNRSLRTKTLMKMKTRSRLMDPPTPSYPEMVSGRTPKSGLLKTGKNTKPGTPVQDLEEEEDPFSEEDFPEGYKKDKLNLGIVVEWIFLILIIAGLICSLVIPFLRGKKLWNLALWKWEVMVLVLICGRLVSSWIVKIFVFFVESNFMLRKRVLYFVYGIRKPVQNCLWLGLVLIAWHFLFDKKVERETNTTVLKYVTKVLVCLLVAVIIWLIKTLLVKVLASSFHMSTYFDRIQESLFTQYVIETLSGPPRVVIHIEEEKAANGMGGAKQSPPGPKTVSSASPQVTIGSGRLQRSPTRVGKSPALSRSGSKKEGEDDGIRIDHLQRMNTKNVSAWKMKRLMNVIRKGALSTLDEQIDTSTHEDDKATQIRSEFEAKLAARKIFQNVAEPGSRYIYIEDFMRFLTEDESERAMDLFEGASESQKISKSCLKNWVVNAFRERRALALTLNDTKTAVNRLHRIINVLVSIVIVIIWLLILGIATTKFLLVISSQLLLVVFVFGNSCKTIFEAVIFVFVMHPFDVGDRCEIDGVQMIVEEMNILTTVFLRYDNQKIVYPNSLLGTKPIANYYRSPDMQDAIEFFVHIATPHEKITALKQRILSYVDNKKDHWHPSPMMVFRDMCGLNSVKIAMWPTHKMNHQDMGERFVRRGQLLEEIGRSCRELDIEYRLYPLNINVKSIPPAAPITSDRIPLSWIQQRNA, encoded by the exons ATGGCTGCTGATTCAAATGATACTCGGCGTGATGTCGTCGTCAAGATCGACGGCGAAGACAATGAGTCAAGCAACAATGGCGAAGGAGGAAAGTTCTGGAGAGAATCAAGTTACAACTTCTGGCACGGTGATCAGAAAGACAAGAACGGTAAACCCCACGGCGGTCAAGACGACGGAAGCTTTGACTTCATGCACCGGAGAAACGAGAAAACGGCGGAGACAGATCCGCCGTCGAAGCTCATAAACCAGTTTCTCGACAAACAAAAAGCCGCCGGCGACGAAATCTCTCTCGACATGGAACCGAACATGCCCGAGCTTCAAAGCAACACGGTCTCTCCCTCGCCTGTTACCGGTTCCGCTTCACCGGGGGGTTACCGTAACGAAACGGTTGACGCCGTTAGACGGAGACATAACAGAGTGACGTTATCTCCGTCTGTTAAAGAGAGTGACAGCAGCGAAGAAGACGAAAACAGAGTGGATGAGTCAGAGGTTGTGAAGTGCAGCTCGAACAGATCCTTGAGGACCAAGActctgatgaagatgaagacgaGATCCAGACTCATGGATCCTCCGACGCCGTCGTACCCGGAGATGGTTTCGGGTCGGACTCCAAAGTCCGGGCTTTTGAAAACCGGAAAAAACACTAAACCGGGAACTCCGGTTCAAGATttggaagaagaggaggatCCGTTCTCGGAGGAGGACTTTCCAGAAGGTTACAAGAAGGATAAGCTCAATCTTGGGATCGTCGTGGAATGGATTTTTCTGATTCTGATCATAGCCGGTTTGATTTGTAGCCTTGTGATACCTTTCTTGCGCGGCAAGAAACTGTGGAACCTAGCTTTGTGGAAATGGGAAGTGATGGTTCTCGTCTTGATATGCGGGAGGCTGGTGTCTAGCTGGATAGTGAAGATATTCGTCTTCTTCGTCGAAAGCAACTTCATGCTGAGGAAGAGGGTTTTGTACTTCGTCTACGGGATTCGAAAGCCGGTACAGAACTGTCTCTGGCTAGGGCTTGTGTTGATCGCGTGGCATTTCTTGTTCGACAAGAAAGTAGAAAGAGAGACGAATACCACGGTGCTTAAGTACGTGACTAAAGTTTTGGTCTGCTTACTAGTTGCTGTTATCATCTGGCTCATAAAGACGTTACTAGTTAAAGTCTTAGCTTCGTCTTTCCATATGAGTACTTACTTCGATAGGATTCAGGAGTCTTTGTTTACTCAGTACGTGATTGAGACTCTCTCTGGACCTCCTCGTGTCGTGATTCATATAGAAGAGGAGAAAGCAGCCAACGGTATGGGTGGTGCTAAGCAATCTCCTCCTGGTCCTAAGACGGTTTCTTCTGCTTCACCACAAGTGACCATTGGAAGTGGGAGGCTGCAGAGGAGCCCGACAAGAGTCGGGAAAAGTCCCGCGCTTTCGCGGAGTGGTTCCAAGAAAGAAGGAGAGGACGATGGGATACGGATTGATCATTTGCAGAGGATGAATACTAAAAACGTATCGGCTTGGAAGATGAAGAGACTGATGAATGTAATAAGGAAAGGAGCACTTTCTACTTTGGATGAACAAATAGACACGAGCACTCACGAAGATGACAAAGCTACGCAGATAAGAAGTGAGTTCGAAGCTAAACTTGCAGCAAGGAAGATCTTTCAGAATGTTGCTGAGCCTGGTTCCag GTACATATATATCGAAGACTTTATGCGTTTTCTCACTGAAGATGAGTCTGAAAGAGCCATGGATCTCTTTGAAGGAGCTTCTGAGAGTCAAAAAATCAGCAAATCTTGTCTGAAGAACTGGGTG GTTAATGCCTTTAGAGAAAGAAGAGCACTAGCATTAACTCTAAACGATACAAAAACAGCCGTGAACAGGCTACACCGAATCATCAATGTGTTGGTCAGCATTGTGATTGTAATCATTTGGCTACTCATTCTCGGAATCGCTACAACCAAGTTCTTGCTTGTCATAAGctctcagcttcttcttgtAGTCTTTGTGTTTGGAAACTCATGCAAAACCATCTTTGAAGCTGTCATCTTCGTCTTTGTCATGCATCCATTTGATGTCGGTGACAGGTGTGAAATAGACGGTGTCCAG ATGATTGTGGAAGAGATGAACATTTTGACTACTGTCTTTCTTCGATATGATAATCAGAAGATTGTATACCCAAACAGTCTTCTTGGCACAAAACCTATCGCAAACTATTACCGAAGTCCTGATATGCAAGATGCTATTGAGTTCTTTGTGCACATAGCAACTCCACATGAAAAGATAACAGCCTTGAAACAGAGGATACTCAG CTATGTAGATAACAAGAAGGACCATTGGCATCCATCACCCATGATGGTGTTTAGAGATATGTGCGGACTAAACAGTGTGAAGATTGCGATGTGGCCAACACATAAGATGAATCACCAAGACATGGGAGAGAGGTTTGTGAGGAGAGGTCAGTTACTTGAAGAGATTGGTAGATCTTGCAGAGAATTGGATATCGAGTATCGGTTATATCCTCTTAACATCAACGTCAAAAGCATCCCTCCTGCTGCTCCCATCACTTCTGATCGGATTCCTCTGAGCTGGATTCAACAACGCAACGCTTAA